Proteins from a genomic interval of Kitasatospora kifunensis:
- a CDS encoding class I SAM-dependent methyltransferase: MRTIDDEQTARWNGPAGQAWVEAQAVLDEMFRPFEDLLVEGVSTERGGRLLDVGCGTGSTTVAAAQRLGAQGSCVGIDISDPMIAAARARAEREGVPARFVLANAQDHAFEPTAFDTIISRFGVMFFGDPVAAFTNLRRAATHDAEVRFVAWRSAAENPFMTTAERAAAPFLPNLPARLPDAPGQFGFADASRVRRILAESGWTGIDIRAVDAVCTLPESELVRYFTLFGPLGLILREADEQTRAHVIETVRAAFEVYVQGAEVRYAAACWLVTARA, from the coding sequence ATGCGCACGATTGATGACGAACAGACAGCACGCTGGAACGGCCCGGCAGGTCAGGCCTGGGTCGAGGCACAGGCAGTGCTGGACGAGATGTTCCGGCCCTTCGAAGACCTGCTCGTCGAAGGGGTCTCCACCGAACGCGGCGGCCGGTTGCTCGATGTCGGCTGCGGCACTGGCAGCACAACGGTGGCCGCCGCGCAGCGACTGGGCGCACAGGGCAGCTGCGTCGGCATCGACATCTCCGATCCGATGATCGCCGCCGCCCGGGCCCGCGCGGAGCGGGAGGGGGTGCCCGCTCGCTTCGTCCTCGCCAACGCGCAGGATCACGCGTTCGAGCCCACTGCTTTCGACACGATCATCTCCCGCTTCGGCGTGATGTTCTTCGGCGACCCTGTCGCGGCCTTCACGAACCTGCGGCGGGCCGCGACGCACGACGCCGAGGTCCGGTTCGTCGCTTGGCGCAGCGCCGCGGAGAACCCGTTCATGACGACGGCCGAACGCGCGGCCGCACCGTTCCTGCCGAACCTGCCCGCCCGCCTCCCGGACGCCCCGGGGCAGTTCGGCTTCGCGGACGCCTCCAGGGTCCGCCGCATCCTGGCGGAGAGCGGCTGGACCGGGATCGACATCCGGGCGGTCGATGCGGTCTGCACCCTGCCCGAGAGCGAACTGGTCCGCTACTTCACCCTGTTCGGCCCACTCGGCCTGATCCTGCGCGAGGCGGACGAGCAGACCCGCGCACACGTCATCGAAACGGTCCGCGCCGCCTTCGAGGTGTACGTGCAGGGTGCGGAAGTCCGCTACGCAGCGGCCTGCTGGCTGGTCACCGCCCGAGCATGA
- a CDS encoding ATP-binding protein, which translates to MPETLDLPPAPSAQEHCWLPCSRHSPALARRLLRESLARVEGGERFLERAELLVSELVTNAVLHGTKPGQLIRLSLAADQERLWISVEDASSAPPRPHISTDGQSGRGLLLVDKLSEQWGWGPREGIGKCVWSVCTSISEEE; encoded by the coding sequence ATGCCTGAAACGCTTGACCTGCCGCCCGCTCCATCCGCTCAAGAGCACTGCTGGCTGCCTTGCAGTCGGCACTCGCCCGCGCTGGCGCGGCGGCTGCTACGCGAGTCCCTGGCGCGGGTGGAGGGCGGTGAACGGTTCCTGGAAAGAGCTGAGTTGCTGGTCAGCGAGCTGGTGACCAACGCGGTGCTGCACGGCACGAAGCCTGGCCAGCTGATCCGGCTGAGTCTGGCGGCCGATCAGGAACGGCTCTGGATTTCAGTGGAGGACGCCTCCAGCGCCCCACCGCGACCGCACATCTCAACTGATGGGCAGTCAGGCAGAGGCCTGCTGCTGGTCGACAAGCTGTCCGAGCAGTGGGGCTGGGGTCCGCGCGAGGGCATCGGCAAGTGCGTGTGGTCCGTGTGCACTTCCATCTCGGAGGAGGAGTAG
- a CDS encoding class I SAM-dependent methyltransferase, protein MPRNPQSFDHVAEEYERLHELVGDPVGEWLPKVLPATGGRALDIGCGGGRHAVVLAEHYREVDAIDVSGPMIELARRKRPRANVSYRAGDLLDTTGPYDFVLSAATLHHVPDLGAALRHVRSLVAPGGRAVLIDTVSPRAATPRWWLYCGSVRKLAQHVVARGPGVAWEIFRLSTGDWLEHRASDRYLSREGFDHAYGTVFPKARFQPVGRAQGMVWDAPGE, encoded by the coding sequence ATGCCCCGCAATCCCCAGTCCTTCGACCATGTCGCCGAGGAGTACGAGCGGCTGCACGAGCTGGTCGGTGATCCGGTGGGCGAGTGGCTGCCGAAGGTGCTGCCAGCGACGGGTGGGCGGGCGCTGGATATCGGGTGCGGGGGTGGGCGACATGCCGTGGTGCTCGCAGAGCATTACCGGGAAGTCGACGCCATCGACGTTTCGGGCCCGATGATCGAGCTGGCTCGCCGTAAGCGGCCACGCGCCAATGTCAGCTACCGGGCCGGCGACCTGCTCGACACCACCGGCCCGTACGACTTCGTGCTCAGCGCGGCGACCCTGCACCACGTGCCGGACCTCGGCGCGGCGCTGCGGCACGTCCGATCGCTGGTCGCGCCGGGCGGGCGGGCCGTGCTGATCGACACCGTCTCCCCTCGCGCGGCCACGCCGCGCTGGTGGCTGTACTGCGGCTCGGTGCGCAAGCTCGCGCAGCACGTGGTGGCGCGCGGGCCGGGCGTGGCCTGGGAGATCTTCCGGCTCTCCACCGGTGACTGGCTGGAGCACCGGGCCAGCGACCGCTACCTCAGCCGGGAGGGGTTCGACCACGCGTACGGCACCGTCTTCCCAAAGGCGCGCTTCCAGCCCGTCGGGCGGGCGCAGGGCATGGTCTGGGACGCGCCGGGCGAGTAG
- a CDS encoding DUF3224 domain-containing protein, translating to MSTKASGTFDLTSFEPEVLDEGPGAALGRVRITKAFRGDLTGTSTVNMLSVADTEGAPVAYVAVERFTGELGGRKGSFVLQHSAPGSHGERLAIQVVPGTGSGELTGITGTFEILQPGDGSHSYVLEYTLG from the coding sequence ATGAGCACGAAGGCCAGCGGAACGTTCGACCTCACCTCGTTCGAGCCCGAGGTGCTCGACGAAGGACCGGGCGCCGCGCTCGGCCGGGTGCGGATCACCAAGGCCTTCCGGGGCGATCTGACCGGCACGAGCACGGTGAACATGCTGTCGGTGGCCGACACCGAGGGCGCTCCCGTGGCCTACGTCGCCGTTGAGCGGTTCACGGGCGAACTGGGCGGCCGCAAGGGCTCCTTCGTCCTCCAGCACAGCGCGCCCGGCAGCCACGGTGAGCGGCTCGCGATCCAGGTCGTCCCGGGAACGGGCTCCGGTGAACTCACCGGGATCACAGGCACGTTCGAGATCCTCCAGCCCGGGGACGGCAGCCACTCCTACGTCCTGGAGTACACCCTGGGCTGA
- a CDS encoding helix-turn-helix domain-containing protein yields the protein MTDLDIAEVAQRAGVRASTLRFYEEKGLIASVGRRGLRRQFDPGVLERLALITLGRAAGFSLDEIARMFAPDGQLRIDRQLLTTKAEELDRTIHRLGVLRDVLRHAAACPAPSHLDCPTFRHILQAAASGDIAAPGKRAPQQP from the coding sequence ATGACGGACCTGGACATCGCGGAGGTGGCGCAGCGCGCCGGCGTTCGCGCCTCGACGCTGCGGTTCTACGAGGAGAAGGGGCTGATCGCTTCGGTCGGCAGGCGGGGTCTGCGCCGTCAGTTCGATCCCGGTGTACTGGAACGGCTGGCGCTGATCACGCTGGGCCGCGCCGCCGGCTTCTCACTCGACGAGATCGCGCGCATGTTCGCGCCGGATGGACAGCTGCGCATCGACCGACAACTGCTCACGACCAAGGCGGAGGAGCTGGACCGGACGATCCACCGGCTCGGCGTCCTGCGCGACGTCCTACGGCATGCCGCCGCCTGCCCCGCGCCAAGTCACCTGGACTGCCCCACCTTCCGCCACATCCTCCAGGCGGCCGCGTCCGGCGACATCGCGGCGCCGGGGAAACGGGCTCCGCAACAACCGTGA
- a CDS encoding VOC family protein: MTTDGFTTCLWFDGQAEEAANYYVSIFKDGKLGRIGRYTEAGPGPAGSVLAVEFEINGQRFVGLNGGPQFTFSEAISFQIGCADQAEVDYYWAKLTENGGQEGPCGWLKDRYGVSWQVVPTLLLDLVSDPDPEKAVRTTQAMFAMGKLDIAALQKAYDGG; the protein is encoded by the coding sequence ATGACTACCGACGGTTTCACCACCTGTCTGTGGTTCGACGGGCAGGCCGAGGAGGCCGCGAACTACTACGTCTCGATCTTCAAGGACGGGAAGCTGGGGCGGATCGGCCGCTACACCGAGGCGGGTCCCGGGCCGGCGGGCAGTGTGCTGGCCGTCGAGTTCGAGATCAACGGTCAGCGATTCGTCGGCCTGAACGGCGGACCTCAGTTCACCTTCAGTGAGGCCATCTCGTTCCAGATCGGCTGCGCGGACCAGGCGGAGGTGGACTACTACTGGGCCAAGCTCACCGAGAACGGCGGCCAGGAGGGCCCCTGCGGCTGGCTGAAGGACAGGTACGGCGTCTCCTGGCAGGTCGTCCCGACCCTGCTGCTCGATCTGGTCAGCGACCCGGATCCGGAGAAGGCCGTCCGGACCACCCAGGCGATGTTCGCGATGGGCAAGCTCGACATCGCCGCTTTGCAGAAGGCCTACGACGGCGGCTGA
- a CDS encoding DUF397 domain-containing protein, with the protein MTPCPEPGAVVVEIEGITPPARFVRLADALAALWESMRVLPLGDQQADWFGYYLTRPDAVLRVSEKLSRDSDLALSFALPDGPHVMRVRQADQEGSLAEMRVRPLVSAEPPAASGGARSSERLQLMHTSDLHAAAWRKSSYSGSVNDCVEVADGFVGLLPVRDSKDAVGPALVFAADAWRAFVAGVRSGELPAGG; encoded by the coding sequence ATGACGCCATGTCCGGAGCCCGGCGCCGTGGTGGTGGAGATCGAGGGCATCACGCCCCCAGCGCGCTTCGTGCGCCTGGCCGACGCGCTGGCGGCACTGTGGGAGTCGATGCGGGTGCTGCCGCTCGGGGATCAGCAGGCTGACTGGTTCGGCTACTACCTCACCCGTCCGGACGCAGTGCTGCGGGTGAGCGAGAAGCTCAGCCGAGATAGCGACTTGGCGCTGTCGTTCGCGCTGCCGGACGGGCCGCACGTGATGCGCGTCCGGCAGGCGGACCAGGAGGGCAGCCTTGCGGAGATGAGGGTGAGGCCGTTGGTCTCCGCCGAACCTCCCGCCGCCAGCGGCGGCGCGCGATCGAGCGAAAGGCTCCAACTGATGCACACCTCTGATCTCCACGCGGCGGCCTGGCGGAAGTCCAGCTACAGCGGTTCCGTGAACGATTGCGTCGAGGTCGCCGACGGCTTCGTCGGCCTGCTGCCGGTCCGCGACAGCAAGGATGCAGTCGGCCCCGCGCTGGTCTTCGCCGCCGACGCCTGGCGGGCGTTCGTGGCGGGCGTCCGGAGCGGGGAGCTTCCCGCCGGAGGCTGA
- a CDS encoding helix-turn-helix domain-containing protein, with product MVATPTVRRRMLGAELRKIREALDLTVDEVASRLGWHQSKVSRLETGRSGVRANEVGIMLDVYQVTDPETREALAALAREGKRRVWWQPYSDVISQRYASFISFEAEAVSARNFESSLVPGLLQTGDYARSLIRQLRPDAAPEVVNALVDVRLARQNAALQREDPLNLWAIVDESALRRMVGNRTIMARQLHQLITASKEPHVTLQVVPFEAGAHPGIHGSFVILEFPVRNDLDVVYTEALTSSLYLERDDDVGAYSKAFDRLRAAALDVGPSRRLITQIAKESE from the coding sequence GTGGTAGCAACACCGACGGTGCGCCGCAGGATGCTGGGCGCGGAACTCCGCAAGATCCGGGAGGCGCTCGACCTCACGGTTGACGAAGTGGCTTCCCGGCTCGGCTGGCACCAGTCCAAGGTCAGCCGCCTGGAGACCGGCCGTTCCGGCGTGCGCGCCAACGAGGTCGGCATAATGCTCGACGTGTACCAGGTCACCGACCCCGAGACCCGGGAGGCACTCGCGGCCCTCGCTCGGGAGGGCAAGCGTCGGGTGTGGTGGCAGCCGTACTCCGATGTGATTTCGCAGCGCTACGCCTCGTTCATCAGCTTCGAAGCTGAGGCCGTGTCGGCTCGAAACTTCGAGTCATCACTGGTTCCAGGCCTCCTACAAACCGGTGACTACGCGCGATCGCTAATCCGCCAGCTCCGACCAGACGCCGCACCCGAGGTGGTCAACGCGCTGGTCGACGTCCGCCTGGCCCGACAGAACGCCGCCCTTCAGCGAGAGGATCCGCTGAACCTCTGGGCGATCGTGGACGAGTCCGCGTTGCGCCGCATGGTGGGCAATCGGACCATCATGGCAAGGCAGTTGCACCAGCTGATCACCGCCTCCAAAGAACCGCACGTCACACTGCAGGTGGTGCCTTTCGAGGCCGGCGCCCATCCAGGGATTCACGGCTCTTTCGTCATCCTGGAGTTCCCGGTCCGAAACGATCTCGACGTGGTGTACACCGAGGCATTGACGAGTAGCCTCTACCTCGAACGGGACGATGACGTTGGCGCCTATAGCAAGGCGTTCGATCGACTGCGCGCGGCGGCACTTGACGTTGGGCCGTCGCGGCGACTGATAACGCAGATTGCAAAGGAGTCCGAGTGA
- a CDS encoding DUF397 domain-containing protein produces the protein MKHSEQSGQDLRHTVWRKSKFSADQGNCIEVADGFPGIVPVRDSKNPQDPALVFTADAWSAFVTHVRAGTFPTT, from the coding sequence GTGAAGCACAGTGAACAGAGCGGCCAGGACCTGCGGCATACCGTTTGGCGGAAGAGCAAGTTCAGTGCTGACCAGGGCAACTGCATCGAGGTCGCCGACGGCTTTCCCGGCATCGTGCCCGTCCGCGACTCGAAGAACCCGCAAGACCCGGCGCTCGTCTTCACCGCTGACGCCTGGTCAGCATTCGTCACCCACGTCAGGGCAGGCACCTTCCCTACCACCTGA